In Carnobacteriaceae bacterium zg-84, the genomic window TATAAAAGTAGAATGATATTATTTTTGTAGATATAACAGCTTTTTGATAGAGATAACGGAGTGAATTGGCTCATATAAATGGGGATATTTAAAGAGCTAGTCTATTTGAAAAATCTTTAAAAAAGAACAGCGTGGGGTACATCAAAACGTATGATACATCGAAAAAACGATATGATATAAATTATTTTTGGAAGAAAATATTGTATGGCTATGATGAAACAGTATGATGATATGTAGAGGTCGGATTGTAGCATAATCATCACCATCATTTTGATGTCAAAGAAAAGGAAGAATGAAAATTATCTTTGTAAAATAAATGATTAGGAGGAAATGGAAATGTTAATTAATAAAAATTTTACAAAACTATGGTTTGGGAGATTGATGAGCAATTATGGAGATAGTGTTGTGTATATTGTATTGATATGGTATATCATGCAAAATACACAAGATATGTTTTGGGTAGGAGCCCTTAATGCAGCTGCTTTTGCTCCGACAATGCTCTCTTTTTTATTTGGTAATTTAATTGATAGACATAAAAAGGGTAAAATACTTGTCATACTAGAATTGGGACAAGCGTTAGGAAATCTCATGATTTTATTTGCGATGTTTTGTTTACCTATTATGCCACTTCTTTTATGTGCTATCGTCTTTTTTTCTTGTATGTTTAGTATGAATACGTATCCTGTGCAAGATGCGTTTGTTCCACTTTTAGTGAAAGAAGAAAAATTAGAAGCGGCACAATCCTATATGTCTATTGGTTATAAAATAGCAGATTATTTATTTAATGGGACGATTGGATTTGTATTAAAAATGATTAGTCCTATAGTATTGTTGTTGTCTTCAATAGGAAGTTTTTTATTATCTGCAACTTTATTTCAAAAGATTGATTGCAAAGAAGAAATAAAAGAGTTACATCATGAAAAGTCAGAATCCGTTTTTGAAGGATTTAAAATTATTTTTTCAAATCCACTATTAAGAATGTTGACGATATCTTCTGCGATTTGTAATTTTGGATTTTCAGGATTTAATGTGTATACTGCACAAATTTCTAAAAGTTTAAATGACCCTACTTTATTAGGCTTAATTAGTGCGATGTTATCTGTAGGCTGTCTTTTTGGCAGTACATTTATTGTTCATAAAGTATTGAAAGGGATGGCGACTTATCAAAAAATGATAATCGGGTACTGTTTTTTTGGATTTTGTATGGCAATAATGTCCTTTTTTGTTAGTGGATATTGGACAGTACTAGCAGGTATGTTAGTATCGGGCTTTTTTCTGGGAATTGTTCAAACTGTTACGACACCTATTATCCAATCTTCTATTCCAAACGAGCAATTAGGGAAAGTATTTGCCACACAAGGAACAATATCTGTGGGGATTATGCCAGTATCATCATTGATATGGGGGGTTCTAGCTAATTATATTTCTGTTGATATATTTTTTGTGATATTCGGTATCATCTATGTAAGTTGTTCAGCAATATTTTTCTATCAACGAAATAAAGTTGTTTCATAACAATAAGAATGTGATAACCTCCTTTTAGGAGGGTTTTTTCTTTTATAAAAGAATTTATTATAAATCGCACACCACATAGAAGATGTCACTCACTACGATGCTATTTTAGAGAT contains:
- a CDS encoding MFS transporter, with translation MLINKNFTKLWFGRLMSNYGDSVVYIVLIWYIMQNTQDMFWVGALNAAAFAPTMLSFLFGNLIDRHKKGKILVILELGQALGNLMILFAMFCLPIMPLLLCAIVFFSCMFSMNTYPVQDAFVPLLVKEEKLEAAQSYMSIGYKIADYLFNGTIGFVLKMISPIVLLLSSIGSFLLSATLFQKIDCKEEIKELHHEKSESVFEGFKIIFSNPLLRMLTISSAICNFGFSGFNVYTAQISKSLNDPTLLGLISAMLSVGCLFGSTFIVHKVLKGMATYQKMIIGYCFFGFCMAIMSFFVSGYWTVLAGMLVSGFFLGIVQTVTTPIIQSSIPNEQLGKVFATQGTISVGIMPVSSLIWGVLANYISVDIFFVIFGIIYVSCSAIFFYQRNKVVS